One window of the Hoplias malabaricus isolate fHopMal1 chromosome Y, fHopMal1.hap1, whole genome shotgun sequence genome contains the following:
- the LOC136678708 gene encoding F-box only protein 3-like: MAASTALNLDNLPSDPLLLILSFLDFRDLVSCSLVSRRLNELTGHNPLWKGLCQKHWNLTEADKAQRGQSWKELFREFYADLGRYIDHYTTLKKAWDDLKSYLGQKCPRMIASLKEGAKEEELDAIEAQIGCKLPNDYRCSYRIHNGQKLVVPGLMGSMALSNHYRSEDLLDIETAAGGFQQRKGMRQCLPLTFCFHTGLSQYMALEATEGRTRSEIFYHCPDQLAQDPSAIDMFITGSNFTEWFTSYVHNVVTGEYPIIRDQIFRYVHDKKCVATTGDITVSVSTSFLPELSSVHPPHFFFTYRIRIEMARSALPESACQLDSRYWKITNANGNVEEVRGPGVVGEFPVMTPGKVHEYASCTTFSTTSEYMEGHYTFHRLKNKEEIFDVSIPRFHMVCPPFRESVARLNLVSDVSVTPFNNNNSSDTDDYEEGELRGMNMADPGGRCPRHV, encoded by the exons TTGCAGTCTTGTAAGCCGGCGCCTTAATGAGCTCACAGGTCATAATCCTTTATGGAAGGGACTTTGCCAGAAGCATTGGAATCTCACAGA GGCAGATAAGGCTCAGAGAGGGCAGAGCTGGAAGGAGCTGTTCCGGGAGTTTTATGCTGATCTAGGTCGCTACATCGatcactacacaacactaaaaAAAGCCTGGGATGACCTGAAGAGTTATCTGGGTCAGAAATGCCCACGCATGATTGCCTCTCTCAAAG AAGGAGCAAAGGAGGAGGAGCTAGATGCAATTGAGGCTCAAATTGGCTGCAAGCTCCCTAATGATTACCGATGCTCCTACAGGATACACAATGGACAAAAACTAGTGGTTCCTGG GTTGATGGGAAGTATGGCTTTGTCCAATCACTATCGCTCAGAGGATTTACTGGATATTGAGACGGCTGCTGGGGGCTTCCAGCAGAGGAAGGGTATGCGGCAGTGTCTCCCTCTCACTTTCTGCTTCCACACAGGCCTGAGCCAGTACATGGCCTTAGAGGCCACAGAGGGACGCACACGCAGTGAGATTTTCTACCACTGTCCG GATCAGCTGGCACAAGATCCATCTGCAATTGATATGTTTATAACAG GGTCCAACTTTACCGAATGGTTTACCTCATATGTCCACAATGTAGTGACAGGAGAGTACCCCATCATCCGGGACCAGATCTTCAG gTACGTCCATGACAAGAAGTGTGTGGCCACTACTGGTGACATCACAGTGTCAGTCTCCACATCCTTTCTGCCTGAACTCAGCTCTGTCCATCCACCACACTTCTTCTTCACTTACAGAATCAG GATTGAAATGGCACGGTCAGCACTGCCTGAGAGTGCCTGCCAACTGGACAGCCGCTACTGGAAAATCACCAATGCCAATGGCAACGTGGAGGAGGTCCGTGGGCCTGGCGTTGTAG GGGAGTTTCCGGTGATGACCCCTGGTAAAGTGCATGAGTATGCAAGCTGCACCACATTCTCCACCACTTCAGAGTACATGGAGGGACACTACACCTTCCACAGGCTCAAAAACAAAGAGGAAATCTTTGATGTCTCCATTCCACGATTCCATATGGTGTGCCCGCCCTTCCGCGAGTCCGTAGCACGCTTG AACTTGGTGAGCGATGTATCTGTCACTCCTTTTAACAACAACAATTCCTCGGATACAGACGACTATGAAGAGGGGGAGTTGAGGGGTATGAACATGGCTGACCCTGGGGGGCGCTGTCCTCGACATGTCTGA